Proteins found in one Hypericibacter terrae genomic segment:
- a CDS encoding Rieske (2Fe-2S) protein, with the protein MSEAMRLCRIDEIPDGTARGFLIGEGPARLDFFVYRRGEQVFAYRNACPHQGTPLELFPDRFLTSDRQRFLCSTHGALFRTDDGYCVRGPCKGKSLQPFTIMSEAGWLLLPVSESC; encoded by the coding sequence ATGTCGGAAGCGATGCGCCTCTGCCGGATCGACGAGATCCCGGACGGAACGGCGCGCGGCTTCCTGATCGGCGAAGGCCCGGCCCGACTCGATTTCTTCGTCTATCGCCGCGGCGAGCAGGTCTTCGCCTATCGCAATGCCTGCCCGCATCAGGGCACGCCGCTGGAGCTGTTTCCGGATCGGTTCCTCACCAGCGACCGCCAGCGCTTTCTCTGCAGCACGCATGGGGCGCTGTTCCGCACCGACGACGGCTATTGCGTCAGAGGTCCCTGCAAAGGCAAGTCGCTGCAGCCCTTTACGATCATGAGCGAGGCCGGCTGGCTGTTGTTGCCTGTTTCAGAATCCTGCTGA
- a CDS encoding GNAT family N-acetyltransferase, with protein MMAIASARSIRQATTGDADLVGDLVTALFDEIYGTEFGEARRPIYRAAAAKLLPAEDIYAAFLAQSPTGETVGLLTVSQCVAVYAGGFFGEINEFYVQPSARKLGLGRALIEAARSEALRRDWPFLEVGAPDMPRSQATYDFYRSCGFAEVGPRLELIVGTISA; from the coding sequence ATGATGGCGATCGCTTCCGCCCGCTCGATCCGCCAGGCGACGACAGGTGATGCCGACCTCGTCGGCGATCTGGTCACGGCTCTGTTCGACGAGATCTATGGAACCGAATTCGGCGAGGCGCGGCGGCCGATCTATCGGGCCGCGGCGGCGAAGCTGCTGCCGGCCGAGGACATCTATGCGGCGTTCCTCGCGCAATCGCCGACCGGCGAGACCGTCGGGTTGCTGACCGTGTCGCAATGCGTCGCGGTCTATGCCGGCGGATTTTTCGGCGAGATCAACGAGTTCTATGTGCAGCCATCGGCTCGCAAGCTGGGCCTGGGGCGCGCCCTGATCGAAGCCGCCCGGTCGGAAGCCCTGCGCAGAGACTGGCCGTTCCTGGAGGTGGGCGCTCCCGACATGCCCCGCTCGCAGGCCACCTACGATTTCTACCGGAGCTGCGGTTTCGCCGAGGTGGGGCCGCGTCTCGAACTGATCGTCGGCACCATCTCCGCCTGA
- a CDS encoding EVE domain-containing protein yields MAYWLVKSEPSAYSWERLVKEGKAGWDGVRNHQAAANLKAMKVGDRAFFYHSNEGLAVVGIAEITKPAYPDPSDKTGKFVMVDLKPVAPMKTPVALTAIKAEPKLKDIALVKNSRLSVQPVDAAAWKLICKMGGVKPE; encoded by the coding sequence ATGGCCTATTGGCTGGTGAAGTCGGAACCCTCGGCCTATTCCTGGGAGCGGCTGGTGAAGGAGGGCAAGGCCGGCTGGGACGGCGTGCGCAACCATCAGGCCGCCGCCAATCTCAAGGCGATGAAGGTCGGCGATCGTGCCTTCTTCTACCATTCGAACGAAGGGCTGGCCGTGGTGGGCATCGCCGAGATCACCAAGCCGGCCTATCCCGATCCCTCGGACAAGACCGGCAAGTTCGTGATGGTGGATCTGAAGCCGGTGGCGCCGATGAAGACGCCGGTCGCGCTGACCGCGATCAAGGCGGAGCCCAAGCTCAAGGATATCGCGCTGGTCAAGAACTCGCGCCTGTCGGTCCAGCCGGTCGATGCCGCCGCCTGGAAGCTCATCTGCAAGATGGGCGGCGTGAAGCCCGAGTGA
- a CDS encoding YciI family protein, whose amino-acid sequence MLYVAYCLDKPGHAAVRAENRPAHLEFLKKHSGQIVLAGPLLSDDGQQMAGSLFILEFDDRAAVDGFLKSDPYAKAGLFASVDVRPWRKVIERG is encoded by the coding sequence ATGCTTTACGTCGCCTACTGCCTGGACAAGCCCGGTCATGCCGCCGTTCGCGCGGAGAACCGGCCGGCCCATCTCGAATTCCTGAAGAAGCACAGCGGCCAGATCGTCCTCGCCGGCCCCCTTCTCAGCGACGACGGGCAGCAGATGGCAGGCAGCCTCTTCATCCTGGAATTCGACGATCGGGCCGCGGTGGATGGTTTCCTCAAGAGCGACCCTTACGCCAAGGCCGGCCTGTTCGCCTCGGTCGACGTGCGGCCCTGGCGCAAGGTCATCGAGCGCGGCTGA
- a CDS encoding PAS domain-containing sensor histidine kinase, producing the protein MSASHPVIRRWFLLLGLALALLLGVAAAATTVAELQRRKAEEQIATVNGSAQQSRLALQIALLAQDIARTADSRDQARMRIAADRLSEIHQRLVDRVQSLGPAAQELAAFYSTDEVALEFTLQRFITQAHTLSMLPATLLKPGRIEMQAIADSYPRLLAALDAETEAWQHYEERLHRELGRMQILELILFAGVVLAIALLVFRPMLRSLREHMGALEDLNTTLERRVAERTAIAEARARELVHSESALRETDARIRGILENVADMVITVDGWGRIESFNPAAERGFGYSFAEVAGSDVSMLLPDSPGGAGGMQLLRRIAGPEGEPHNIQLNEMSARRKDGSQFPVELAVGRVRLGDRQLMIGTLRDISARREADSTLRLAKEDAVAANRAKSQFLANMSHELRTPLNAIIGFSEILEKEMFGPLGVATYADYARDIRQSGEHLLAVVNDILDLSRIEAGRMELSDLEVDIGELISACLRMVSVRAEEREVAIVTDLRCLPLSVRCDMRSVKQALLNLLTNAIKFNKRGGSITIRTDLAADGWLDLLVIDTGIGMNPEDIPSALTPFVQVSSSLSRTYEGTGLGLPLAKSLIELNGGKLLLESALDVGTTVTLRIPPDRIISQIDPPREAAAG; encoded by the coding sequence ATGTCTGCCTCGCACCCCGTCATCCGCCGTTGGTTCCTCCTTCTGGGTCTGGCGCTCGCTCTGCTTCTGGGCGTGGCGGCGGCGGCCACGACCGTGGCCGAGCTGCAGCGCCGCAAGGCCGAAGAGCAGATCGCCACCGTCAATGGCAGCGCCCAGCAGAGCCGGCTCGCCCTGCAGATCGCGCTCCTGGCGCAGGACATCGCGCGCACGGCCGACAGCCGGGACCAGGCCCGCATGCGGATCGCGGCCGACCGGCTCTCCGAGATCCATCAGCGCCTGGTCGATCGCGTGCAGAGCCTCGGGCCCGCGGCGCAGGAACTGGCGGCCTTCTATAGTACCGACGAGGTCGCGCTGGAGTTCACCCTGCAGCGCTTCATCACCCAGGCGCATACGCTCTCGATGCTGCCGGCGACCCTGCTGAAGCCGGGCCGGATCGAGATGCAGGCGATCGCCGACAGCTATCCGCGACTGCTGGCGGCCCTCGATGCCGAGACGGAAGCCTGGCAGCATTACGAGGAACGGCTGCATCGCGAGCTGGGCCGGATGCAGATCCTCGAGCTCATCCTGTTCGCGGGCGTGGTGCTCGCCATCGCGCTCCTGGTGTTCCGGCCGATGCTGCGCTCCTTGCGCGAACATATGGGCGCGCTCGAGGATCTGAACACGACGCTCGAGCGCCGCGTCGCCGAACGAACCGCCATCGCCGAAGCGCGCGCGCGCGAGCTGGTCCACTCGGAATCGGCCTTGCGCGAAACCGACGCGCGGATCCGCGGGATCCTCGAGAATGTCGCCGACATGGTGATCACGGTCGACGGCTGGGGCCGGATCGAATCCTTCAACCCGGCCGCCGAGCGCGGCTTCGGCTATTCGTTCGCCGAGGTCGCGGGCTCGGATGTCTCCATGCTGCTGCCCGACAGCCCCGGCGGTGCCGGCGGCATGCAGCTCCTGCGCCGTATCGCCGGCCCCGAGGGCGAGCCTCACAACATCCAGCTCAACGAGATGTCGGCGCGCCGCAAGGACGGCTCGCAGTTCCCGGTCGAGCTGGCGGTGGGCCGGGTGCGGCTGGGCGACCGCCAGTTGATGATCGGCACGCTGCGCGACATCTCCGCTCGGCGCGAGGCCGACAGCACCCTGCGCCTCGCCAAGGAGGACGCGGTCGCCGCCAACCGCGCCAAATCGCAGTTCCTCGCCAACATGAGCCACGAGCTGCGCACGCCGCTCAACGCCATCATCGGCTTCTCCGAGATCCTGGAGAAGGAGATGTTCGGTCCCTTGGGCGTGGCGACCTATGCCGACTACGCGCGCGACATCCGCCAGAGCGGCGAGCATCTGCTGGCCGTCGTCAACGACATCCTCGATCTGTCGCGCATCGAGGCCGGCCGCATGGAGCTCTCCGACCTCGAGGTCGATATCGGTGAGCTGATCTCGGCCTGTCTGCGTATGGTCAGCGTGCGCGCCGAGGAGCGCGAGGTCGCCATCGTCACCGACCTCCGCTGCCTGCCGCTCTCGGTGCGCTGCGACATGCGTTCGGTCAAGCAGGCTTTGCTCAACCTCCTCACCAACGCGATCAAGTTCAACAAGCGCGGCGGCAGCATCACCATCCGCACCGATCTCGCGGCCGATGGCTGGCTCGACCTCCTGGTCATCGACACCGGCATCGGCATGAATCCCGAGGACATCCCCTCGGCGCTCACGCCTTTCGTGCAGGTGAGCAGCTCGCTCTCGCGGACCTATGAAGGGACGGGGCTGGGGTTGCCCCTGGCCAAGTCGCTGATCGAGCTCAATGGCGGCAAGCTGCTGCTCGAGAGTGCGCTCGATGTCGGCACCACCGTGACCTTGCGCATCCCGCCCGACCGCATCATCAGCCAGATCGACCCGCCGCGCGAAGCCGCCGCCGGCTAG
- a CDS encoding NAD(P)H-dependent glycerol-3-phosphate dehydrogenase → MTMTLQRWGVLGAGAWGTALAVAALRAGREARLWAHRPEIAALIAALHENPDYLPGITLDSRIGASADLASMRDCDALLLAVPAQHLREVSERLVPIWPQGRPVVICAKGIEQSSGLTMTALLARTLPGVPVAVLSGPTFAGEVAADLPTAATVAATDAALGQAIVEALAAPRFRLYWSGDVTGVELGGAIKNVLAIACGIVIGRRLGDNARAALIARGLAEMMRFAVPRGAKPETLMGLSGLGDLVLTCSGRQSRNLSLGIALGEGKSLADYQAGRRSVAEGIWTASVLRAQAEAAGIDMPIATAVDDILNRGAAIETAIGALLSRPFRAEG, encoded by the coding sequence ATGACGATGACGCTGCAGCGATGGGGCGTCCTCGGCGCCGGCGCCTGGGGCACGGCACTGGCGGTCGCTGCCCTGCGCGCCGGCCGCGAGGCCCGCCTCTGGGCCCATCGTCCGGAGATCGCAGCGCTGATCGCGGCGCTCCACGAGAATCCGGATTATCTCCCCGGCATCACTCTCGATTCGCGCATCGGTGCGAGTGCCGATCTCGCCTCGATGCGCGACTGCGACGCCTTGCTGCTGGCCGTTCCCGCCCAGCATCTGCGCGAGGTCAGCGAGAGGCTCGTGCCGATCTGGCCGCAAGGCCGGCCGGTGGTGATCTGCGCCAAGGGCATCGAGCAGAGCAGCGGACTGACCATGACGGCATTGCTGGCCCGGACCTTGCCGGGCGTGCCGGTCGCGGTCTTGAGCGGACCCACCTTTGCCGGCGAGGTCGCAGCCGATCTCCCGACGGCCGCCACCGTCGCCGCGACCGATGCGGCGCTGGGCCAGGCGATCGTGGAGGCGCTGGCCGCGCCGCGTTTTCGTCTCTACTGGTCGGGGGATGTCACCGGCGTCGAGCTCGGCGGCGCCATCAAGAACGTGCTGGCGATCGCCTGCGGCATCGTGATCGGCCGCAGGCTCGGCGACAATGCGCGCGCCGCGCTCATCGCGCGCGGGCTGGCCGAGATGATGCGCTTCGCCGTGCCGCGCGGCGCCAAACCGGAGACGCTCATGGGCCTGTCGGGACTGGGTGATCTGGTCCTGACCTGCAGCGGCCGGCAGTCGCGCAATCTCTCGCTCGGCATCGCGCTCGGCGAAGGCAAGAGTCTCGCCGACTATCAGGCGGGACGGCGCAGCGTCGCGGAGGGAATCTGGACCGCCTCGGTCTTGCGCGCCCAAGCGGAGGCTGCGGGCATCGACATGCCGATCGCCACGGCGGTGGATGACATCCTCAATCGCGGCGCCGCCATCGAGACCGCGATCGGCGCGCTGCTGTCGCGGCCTTTCCGCGCCGAGGGCTGA
- the tsaD gene encoding tRNA (adenosine(37)-N6)-threonylcarbamoyltransferase complex transferase subunit TsaD, translating into MRVLGIESSCDETAVAIVNEKRERIVELVLSQLKEHRPFGGVVPEIAARSHLTQLDRLIGQALEQAGLAANDIDAIAATAGPGLIGGVLVGVTMGKAMALALGRPFLAINHLEGHALSARLDPGVGFPFLLLLVSGGHCQLLRVDGVGRYRRLGTTVDDAAGEAFDKGAKLLGLGYPGGPAIEQAARRAAEAGLDPKRYGLPRPMLGRPGCDFSFSGLKTALRQRAEELAVEGRLPERERDGLALALQEAIAAVLADRTANALDLVAATGGGLTALVVAGGVAANGRIRQALDEVARAKGLPLVAPPLGLCTDNAAMIAWAGIERLQSGQAHADGDGLDFAARPRWPLDPTAPRAAGAGVKA; encoded by the coding sequence ATGCGTGTTCTAGGTATCGAATCCAGTTGCGATGAGACCGCGGTCGCGATCGTGAACGAGAAGCGCGAGCGGATCGTCGAGCTCGTGCTGTCGCAGCTGAAGGAGCACCGGCCGTTCGGCGGGGTGGTGCCGGAGATCGCTGCGCGCAGCCATCTGACCCAGCTCGACCGGCTGATCGGCCAGGCGCTGGAACAAGCGGGCCTCGCGGCCAACGATATCGACGCCATCGCCGCGACCGCGGGCCCCGGCCTCATCGGCGGCGTGCTGGTCGGCGTGACGATGGGCAAGGCCATGGCGCTGGCGCTCGGCCGTCCCTTCCTTGCGATCAATCACCTCGAGGGCCATGCCCTCTCGGCGCGACTCGATCCCGGCGTCGGGTTTCCCTTCCTGCTGCTGCTGGTCTCGGGCGGCCATTGCCAGCTGCTGCGGGTCGACGGCGTCGGGCGCTACCGGCGCCTCGGCACCACGGTCGACGACGCAGCCGGCGAGGCCTTCGACAAGGGGGCGAAGCTGCTGGGACTGGGCTATCCGGGCGGGCCCGCGATCGAGCAGGCGGCCCGGCGTGCAGCCGAAGCGGGCCTCGACCCGAAGCGCTATGGCCTGCCGCGCCCGATGCTGGGCCGCCCCGGCTGCGATTTTTCCTTCTCCGGTCTCAAGACCGCGCTGCGCCAGCGCGCCGAAGAGCTGGCGGTCGAAGGCCGCCTGCCCGAGCGCGAGCGCGACGGGCTGGCGCTGGCGCTGCAGGAGGCGATTGCGGCGGTGCTGGCGGATCGCACCGCCAACGCGCTCGACCTCGTCGCGGCGACCGGCGGCGGGCTGACCGCCCTGGTGGTGGCCGGCGGCGTCGCCGCCAATGGACGCATCCGCCAGGCGCTGGATGAGGTCGCGCGGGCGAAGGGCCTTCCGCTGGTGGCGCCGCCTCTCGGACTTTGCACCGACAATGCCGCGATGATCGCCTGGGCCGGAATCGAACGGCTGCAAAGCGGGCAGGCCCATGCCGACGGCGACGGTCTCGATTTCGCGGCACGGCCGCGCTGGCCGCTCGACCCGACCGCGCCGCGCGCGGCCGGGGCCGGCGTCAAGGCATGA
- the hemC gene encoding hydroxymethylbilane synthase: MTGARVRIGTRGSPLALAQAHELRDRLRAAHDALRVADAIEIRIIKTTGDKIQDRPLTEIGGKGLFTKEIEEALIDRQIDMAVHSMKDVETRLPEGLEIPTLLEREDPRDALIAREGSSLATLPKGTVVGSASLRRKAQILLHRPDLPVVNLRGNVGTRLQKLAEGKIGATLLALAGLRRLGMEDKVTALLSTDEMLPAPGQGAIGIEIRSDDEEARHWLAPLDHRATHIAVTAERALLATLDGSCRTPIAALAEISHDRLSLRALIALPDGSQHHRETVEGPVAQAAQLGRKAGEALRSKAGAAFFARLQEA, translated from the coding sequence ATGACAGGCGCACGCGTCCGAATCGGCACCCGCGGCAGCCCTCTGGCACTGGCCCAGGCGCATGAGTTGCGCGACCGGCTCAGGGCCGCGCATGATGCGTTGCGCGTCGCCGATGCGATCGAGATTCGAATCATCAAGACCACCGGCGACAAGATCCAGGACCGGCCCTTGACCGAGATCGGCGGCAAGGGGCTGTTCACCAAAGAGATCGAGGAGGCGCTGATCGATCGGCAGATCGACATGGCGGTTCATTCGATGAAGGATGTGGAGACGCGTCTGCCGGAAGGTCTCGAGATCCCAACCCTGCTGGAGCGCGAGGATCCGCGCGACGCGCTGATCGCGCGCGAAGGCAGCAGCCTCGCCACCCTGCCGAAGGGAACGGTGGTCGGCTCCGCCTCGCTGCGGCGCAAGGCGCAGATCCTACTGCATCGCCCCGACCTCCCCGTGGTCAATCTGCGCGGCAATGTCGGCACGCGGCTGCAGAAGCTGGCCGAAGGCAAGATCGGCGCCACGCTCCTGGCGCTGGCGGGCCTGCGGCGGCTGGGCATGGAAGACAAGGTGACGGCGCTGCTCTCGACCGACGAGATGCTGCCGGCCCCCGGCCAGGGCGCCATCGGCATCGAGATCCGGTCCGACGACGAGGAGGCCCGGCACTGGCTGGCACCGCTCGATCATCGCGCGACCCATATCGCCGTCACGGCGGAACGTGCGCTGCTCGCCACGCTCGACGGTTCCTGCCGCACGCCGATCGCCGCCCTGGCCGAGATCAGCCATGACCGTCTTTCCTTGCGGGCCCTGATTGCGCTGCCCGATGGCAGCCAGCACCACCGCGAGACCGTCGAGGGGCCCGTCGCGCAAGCCGCGCAATTGGGACGCAAGGCCGGCGAGGCGCTGCGCAGCAAAGCCGGCGCCGCCTTCTTCGCCCGGCTGCAGGAAGCCTGA
- a CDS encoding uroporphyrinogen-III synthase → MALTALITRPDDDAEPLAAALIARGITVVREPLLAVKPVADAVVDLEGVQALLFTSANGVRAFANLSQRRDLPVFAVGDNTARTARATGFDNVESAAGAVDDLARLVARRLDPKRGALFHAAGSAVAGDLAGLLSEKGFELRRVMLYSADQAAALTDDARTRLEHGEIGLVLLFSPRTAETFVTLVRGAGDAAVQGIGQATALCLSPAVEKAAQGLPWRSLLTAEKADLPSMLRLVDQAAEAARPVVSSAATRDTANAGDTPAPADIEAALKRMARRPPPARRFALVAGLLILVVAVVASRPLWQPFIDRLTTTSETVVPASTDSAGTGTTSTAAGASNDTSLAAVKAEAAQLESDLALMQAAMERAATERQAQWERIGALEKQMGDLSPKLDALVKAQAELQDKMGQQTSGAATAAPALPEDIAALPGEIADLRAKLESLAAAAAPAPAPAPSEGSADNAALSNLQTSLDRLSNENASLKAALDQATQRLSALDQLQQENAALKATLDQTAQRLTALEARPVAATGEAKNAALLLATAQLKSAIAAGRPFNAELQAVDGLAADDDGLADVLTKAHLTLGNFAPQGLPTASTLLQQVPGLVDAALETSGGALAETPSGKGWLDRLLSGLSKLVKVRPSDGTATGDNNSDRLARAENAAAAGDLAATKAALDGLTGPAADGVKSWRENAAARLAADSTLDGLEQAALARVAASPSTGGG, encoded by the coding sequence ATGGCGCTGACAGCTCTCATCACCCGACCCGATGACGACGCCGAACCGCTGGCCGCGGCGCTGATCGCGCGCGGCATCACGGTCGTGCGCGAGCCCCTGCTCGCGGTCAAGCCCGTCGCCGATGCCGTGGTCGATCTCGAGGGCGTGCAGGCGCTGCTCTTCACCAGTGCCAATGGCGTGCGCGCCTTCGCCAATCTTTCCCAGCGCCGCGATCTCCCGGTCTTCGCGGTGGGCGACAACACCGCGCGCACCGCGCGCGCCACCGGCTTCGACAATGTCGAGAGCGCCGCCGGTGCGGTCGACGATCTGGCGCGGCTGGTCGCGCGCCGGCTCGATCCCAAGCGCGGCGCCTTGTTCCATGCGGCGGGCTCGGCCGTTGCCGGCGATCTCGCGGGCCTGTTGAGCGAGAAGGGCTTCGAGCTCAGGCGCGTCATGCTCTATTCGGCCGATCAGGCGGCCGCGCTGACCGATGATGCCAGGACGCGACTCGAGCACGGCGAGATCGGCCTGGTCCTGCTGTTCTCGCCGCGCACGGCCGAGACCTTCGTGACGCTGGTGCGCGGTGCCGGCGACGCCGCGGTCCAGGGGATCGGGCAGGCGACGGCACTCTGCCTCAGCCCCGCCGTCGAGAAGGCGGCGCAAGGCCTGCCCTGGCGTTCGCTCCTGACGGCGGAGAAAGCCGATCTGCCCTCGATGTTGCGGCTGGTCGACCAGGCCGCCGAGGCGGCGCGGCCGGTTGTCAGCAGTGCCGCCACGCGCGACACGGCCAATGCCGGCGACACGCCGGCGCCGGCCGATATCGAGGCCGCCTTGAAGCGGATGGCGCGCCGTCCGCCGCCGGCGCGACGCTTCGCGCTGGTGGCAGGGCTCCTGATCCTGGTGGTGGCCGTCGTCGCCTCCCGGCCGCTCTGGCAACCCTTCATCGATCGCCTGACGACGACCTCGGAAACGGTGGTTCCCGCCTCGACCGACAGCGCCGGCACCGGCACGACCTCGACGGCCGCCGGCGCCTCGAACGATACCAGCCTCGCCGCCGTCAAGGCGGAGGCGGCCCAGCTCGAAAGCGATCTCGCCCTGATGCAGGCCGCGATGGAACGGGCGGCGACCGAGCGCCAGGCGCAATGGGAGCGCATCGGCGCGCTCGAGAAGCAGATGGGCGATCTCAGCCCGAAGCTGGACGCGCTGGTCAAGGCGCAGGCCGAGCTGCAGGACAAGATGGGACAGCAGACCTCGGGTGCAGCGACCGCTGCACCGGCGCTCCCTGAGGATATCGCGGCCCTGCCGGGCGAAATCGCGGATCTGCGTGCGAAGCTCGAGAGTCTCGCCGCCGCCGCGGCTCCGGCTCCGGCTCCGGCACCCAGCGAGGGCAGTGCCGACAACGCCGCACTCTCGAATCTGCAAACCTCGCTCGATCGGCTGTCGAACGAGAACGCGTCGCTCAAGGCGGCGCTCGACCAGGCGACGCAGCGCTTGAGCGCGCTCGACCAGCTGCAGCAGGAAAATGCCGCGCTGAAAGCCACGCTCGACCAGACCGCGCAGCGCCTGACGGCGCTGGAGGCGCGGCCCGTCGCCGCCACGGGCGAGGCCAAGAATGCGGCGCTGCTGCTGGCGACGGCGCAGCTCAAGAGCGCCATCGCGGCCGGACGCCCCTTCAATGCCGAGCTGCAGGCGGTCGACGGGCTCGCGGCCGACGATGACGGGCTGGCCGATGTCCTGACCAAGGCGCATCTGACCCTGGGGAACTTTGCGCCCCAAGGGCTGCCGACCGCCTCGACCTTGCTGCAGCAGGTGCCGGGCCTGGTGGATGCGGCGCTGGAAACGTCCGGCGGCGCGCTCGCGGAGACTCCCTCCGGCAAGGGCTGGCTCGACCGGCTGCTGTCCGGCCTGTCGAAGCTGGTCAAGGTCAGGCCCAGCGATGGCACCGCGACCGGCGACAACAATTCCGACCGGCTGGCGCGCGCCGAAAACGCCGCGGCGGCGGGCGACCTCGCGGCCACGAAGGCGGCGCTGGACGGCCTGACCGGGCCTGCGGCCGATGGGGTCAAGAGCTGGCGCGAGAACGCCGCCGCACGCCTCGCGGCCGATTCCACGCTCGATGGGCTCGAGCAGGCGGCCCTCGCCCGCGTCGCGGCCTCGCCTTCCACCGGCGGCGGCTGA
- a CDS encoding heme biosynthesis protein HemY, with the protein MRSTLWFLLKLAILIAAAIWIADRPGHVSFDWLGWRVDTSVGVLLAALLLLMALAAVLYRLWHVIVRGPRRLSERRGERQRLKGYRALTQGMVAVAAGDAEEAKRQARIAHGLLKEPPLTLLLAAQAAQLSGDETAARRYFTAMLERPETAFLGMRGLLNQALAKGDTGEALKLASKAHEERPQAGWAAKALLDLELKQGEWISARRTAKAAEKLKVIDRERYRRIEGISYLEQARLEAEAVRATALARDAARLLPDFVPALAIEARVLARAGREREGEKILEKAWNRGLGHPTIASAYAAIRPNESALDRARRFEKLTHGRPDATESRLTLAETAIAAGLWGPARSSLEAVAATERSAPSLRLCRLMARLEEGEHGDLAAARRWLMAAADAPPDPAWVCNHCGATAGDWTARCGHCGEFDSLAWKEGARVVLALGGVAGETRSSEARFLPASPTSAAPAPAVAAAGDPKAETGAAPIDAARLIT; encoded by the coding sequence ATGCGCAGCACGCTCTGGTTTCTCCTGAAGCTTGCGATCCTGATCGCGGCGGCGATCTGGATCGCGGACCGGCCCGGCCATGTCAGCTTCGACTGGCTCGGCTGGCGCGTCGACACCAGCGTCGGCGTGCTGCTGGCCGCGCTGCTGTTGCTGATGGCGCTCGCGGCCGTGCTCTACCGGCTCTGGCATGTGATCGTGCGGGGACCCCGCCGGCTTTCCGAACGCCGCGGCGAACGCCAGCGCCTCAAGGGCTATCGCGCCCTGACGCAAGGCATGGTCGCGGTCGCGGCGGGCGACGCCGAAGAGGCCAAGCGTCAGGCGCGCATCGCGCATGGGCTGCTGAAGGAACCGCCCCTGACCTTGCTGCTGGCGGCTCAGGCGGCGCAGCTCTCCGGCGACGAGACGGCCGCAAGGCGTTATTTCACCGCCATGCTGGAGCGGCCCGAGACGGCCTTCCTCGGCATGCGCGGCCTGCTCAACCAGGCGCTCGCCAAAGGCGACACCGGCGAAGCCCTGAAGCTGGCCTCCAAGGCGCATGAAGAACGCCCGCAGGCCGGCTGGGCCGCGAAGGCGCTGCTCGATCTCGAATTGAAGCAGGGCGAATGGATCTCCGCGCGCCGCACGGCCAAGGCCGCCGAGAAGCTCAAGGTCATCGATCGCGAGCGCTATCGCCGCATCGAAGGCATTTCCTATCTCGAGCAGGCGCGGCTCGAGGCCGAAGCGGTGCGCGCCACGGCGCTGGCGCGCGATGCGGCGCGGCTCTTGCCGGATTTCGTGCCGGCCCTGGCGATCGAGGCGCGGGTGCTGGCGCGGGCCGGCCGCGAGCGCGAGGGCGAGAAGATTCTGGAGAAGGCCTGGAACCGCGGGCTCGGCCATCCGACCATCGCCAGCGCCTATGCCGCGATAAGGCCCAATGAAAGCGCGCTCGACCGGGCGCGGCGCTTCGAGAAGCTGACCCATGGACGGCCCGACGCGACCGAGAGCCGGCTGACACTGGCGGAAACCGCGATCGCCGCGGGGCTCTGGGGCCCGGCGCGAAGCAGCCTCGAGGCGGTGGCGGCAACGGAACGGTCGGCGCCCTCCTTGCGCCTCTGCCGGCTGATGGCCCGGCTCGAAGAAGGCGAGCATGGCGATCTGGCCGCCGCGCGGCGCTGGCTGATGGCGGCGGCCGATGCGCCGCCCGATCCCGCCTGGGTCTGCAATCATTGCGGGGCCACGGCCGGCGATTGGACCGCGCGCTGCGGCCACTGCGGCGAGTTCGACAGCCTGGCCTGGAAGGAAGGGGCTCGCGTGGTGCTGGCCCTGGGCGGGGTCGCGGGCGAGACGCGCAGCAGCGAAGCGCGCTTTCTGCCGGCAAGCCCGACGTCAGCCGCGCCGGCGCCGGCTGTGGCTGCCGCCGGCGATCCCAAGGCGGAGACCGGTGCTGCGCCGATCGACGCCGCGCGCCTCATCACCTGA
- a CDS encoding GlsB/YeaQ/YmgE family stress response membrane protein: MGILSWILLGLVAGALAKFIMPGNDPGGIIVTIVIGIVGAVIGGFIGTQLGFGDVSGFNLHSLLVAILGAVILLVGFRLIRRA; the protein is encoded by the coding sequence ATGGGCATTCTTTCGTGGATCCTGCTCGGCCTCGTGGCCGGCGCCTTGGCCAAATTCATCATGCCGGGCAACGATCCGGGCGGCATCATCGTCACCATCGTCATCGGTATCGTGGGCGCCGTGATCGGCGGCTTCATCGGAACCCAGCTCGGCTTCGGCGATGTGAGCGGCTTCAATCTTCACAGCCTGCTCGTCGCCATCCTGGGAGCGGTGATCCTGCTGGTCGGCTTCCGTTTGATCCGGCGCGCCTGA